The proteins below come from a single candidate division KSB1 bacterium genomic window:
- a CDS encoding sigma-70 family RNA polymerase sigma factor, whose translation MISVLENENEIIQRCQAGDLNAFKKIYHHFEQPMLGMAIRMLENQSDAEDAIQVAFMKLYQGISKYRFDAKFSTYLFRIVMNVCLDALKKRKIQTDLTLVENETSYKPMNDLRMQLEEAINKLPERMKACFVMFAVEEFPQAEIAEVLGLSVGAVKAQVFHAKARLRSLLSDASTGAAI comes from the coding sequence TTGATTTCGGTTCTTGAAAATGAAAACGAAATTATCCAAAGATGTCAAGCAGGAGATCTAAATGCTTTTAAAAAAATCTATCATCACTTTGAGCAACCGATGCTGGGTATGGCAATTAGAATGCTGGAAAACCAAAGTGACGCTGAAGATGCAATCCAGGTGGCCTTTATGAAGCTCTACCAGGGAATTTCCAAGTATCGCTTTGATGCCAAATTTAGTACGTACTTATTCCGGATCGTCATGAATGTCTGTTTAGACGCACTCAAAAAGAGAAAAATTCAAACCGATCTGACACTTGTCGAAAATGAAACATCATATAAACCTATGAATGATTTACGCATGCAATTGGAGGAAGCAATAAACAAGCTTCCCGAACGTATGAAAGCTTGCTTCGTAATGTTCGCAGTTGAGGAATTTCCCCAGGCAGAAATCGCAGAAGTTTTGGGTTTGAGTGTCGGGGCGGTGAAAGCCCAGGTATTTCATGCAAAAGCCAGATTACGTTCGTTACTATCCGATGCAAGTACAGGAGCTGCCATATGA